In Pedobacter africanus, a single window of DNA contains:
- a CDS encoding HipA family kinase: MSDSQLALRSVNVTRYVTPLREGGSMPAIAEADDGFLYVLKFRGAGQGPKALIAEIIGGEIARKLGFRVPEIVFSTLDEAFGRTEPDEEIQDLLRASEGLNLALHYLSGAITFDAVVTTVDSRTASQIVWLDCLLMNMDRTARNTNMLIWHKELWLIDHGASLYFHHSWQNWEEQALRPFVLIKDHVLLSRADELETVDKEFRALLSPDIIRSIVALIPEEWLQDDAFETTQAHRKAYEQFLISRIAHSEIFVKEAQNARKVLI, from the coding sequence ATGAGCGATAGCCAATTGGCTTTACGGTCTGTTAACGTAACAAGATATGTAACTCCTTTAAGAGAAGGAGGGTCTATGCCCGCCATTGCTGAGGCAGACGATGGTTTTTTATATGTATTAAAGTTTAGAGGCGCCGGTCAGGGGCCCAAAGCCCTAATAGCAGAAATAATTGGTGGTGAAATTGCCAGGAAACTTGGATTTCGGGTACCTGAAATTGTTTTTTCAACATTAGACGAAGCCTTCGGCAGAACGGAACCGGATGAAGAGATACAAGACTTGCTGAGGGCAAGTGAAGGATTGAACCTTGCTTTGCACTACCTTTCGGGTGCCATAACATTTGATGCGGTAGTTACTACTGTTGATTCCAGGACAGCTTCCCAGATTGTATGGCTGGATTGTTTGCTGATGAATATGGATCGCACCGCTAGAAACACAAATATGTTGATTTGGCATAAAGAGCTCTGGTTAATTGATCATGGGGCATCACTCTATTTCCATCATTCCTGGCAAAACTGGGAGGAACAGGCCCTGCGTCCGTTCGTACTGATAAAAGACCATGTATTGTTGTCCCGTGCTGATGAGCTTGAAACAGTTGACAAGGAGTTTCGAGCACTGCTTAGCCCGGACATTATCCGGTCCATAGTAGCGCTGATTCCTGAGGAGTGGCTGCAGGACGATGCATTTGAAACAACACAGGCCCATAGAAAAGCATATGAGCAGTTTTTAATATCGAGGATAGCCCATTCAGAAATTTTTGTAAAGGAAGCACAAAATGCAAGAAAAGTACTTATTTGA
- a CDS encoding DUF3037 domain-containing protein, with amino-acid sequence MQEKYLFEYAVIRVVPRVEREEFMNVGVVVYCAKQKFLNVIFKLDEQRLNAFCPELDISALKENLESFERICRGGNGSGAIGNLDLPSRFRWLTAVRSTVLQTSRPHPGFCDDPAETLKNLHHQLVC; translated from the coding sequence ATGCAAGAAAAGTACTTATTTGAGTATGCTGTCATTCGCGTTGTGCCGAGGGTTGAACGTGAGGAGTTTATGAATGTAGGCGTGGTAGTTTATTGCGCAAAGCAGAAATTTCTGAATGTAATATTTAAGCTGGATGAACAACGGTTGAACGCATTTTGCCCTGAGCTGGATATTTCGGCATTGAAAGAAAACCTGGAGTCATTTGAGCGGATTTGTAGAGGGGGAAATGGTTCAGGAGCAATTGGCAACCTGGACTTGCCATCCAGGTTCAGATGGTTAACTGCAGTAAGAAGTACTGTTCTGCAAACCTCCAGGCCACATCCGGGCTTTTGTGATGATCCGGCAGAAACATTAAAAAACTTACACCATCAATTGGTTTGCTAG